In Nitrospirota bacterium, a single genomic region encodes these proteins:
- a CDS encoding radical SAM protein — MPYVGTRQQAGYRALLRSGGLYDRVEQARARLASCRVCPRHCEVNRFEGELGTCLVGAKALVASAGPHHGEEFPIRGWYGSGTIFFASCNLRCVYCQNFDISHQPNGEELEPEALAGLMLDLQEQGCHNINLVSPSHQVPQILEGLLVAAQRGLRLPVVYNTSAYDDVDMLRLLDGIVDIYMPDLKYADVDVGRRLSKVPDYPQAAQAAIKEMHRQVGDLVLDDEGLAVRGLLVRHLVLPNNLAGTAEVMRFLAEEISRDTYVNVMDQYHPAAKATRHPQLNRVVMYSEVDEAMRLAREAGLWRLHEE; from the coding sequence ATGCCCTATGTAGGAACCAGACAGCAAGCCGGCTATCGAGCGCTGTTGCGGAGCGGCGGACTGTACGATCGCGTCGAGCAGGCAAGGGCGCGGCTCGCGTCCTGCCGGGTGTGTCCGCGCCATTGCGAGGTCAACCGGTTCGAGGGGGAATTGGGAACCTGCCTGGTCGGGGCCAAAGCGCTGGTCGCGAGCGCAGGACCGCACCATGGCGAGGAATTTCCGATTCGCGGCTGGTACGGCTCGGGCACGATCTTTTTCGCGAGCTGCAATCTCCGCTGCGTCTATTGCCAGAACTTCGACATCAGCCACCAACCGAACGGGGAAGAGCTGGAACCGGAGGCGTTGGCCGGCCTTATGCTCGACTTGCAGGAGCAAGGCTGCCACAACATCAACCTCGTCAGCCCCTCGCATCAGGTCCCGCAGATTCTGGAAGGCTTGCTCGTCGCGGCCCAGCGCGGCCTGCGACTCCCTGTCGTGTACAACACCAGCGCCTACGACGACGTGGACATGCTCAGACTGCTGGACGGTATCGTGGACATCTACATGCCCGATCTGAAATATGCCGACGTCGACGTCGGCCGCCGATTGTCCAAGGTGCCTGACTACCCGCAGGCGGCGCAGGCCGCAATCAAGGAGATGCATCGGCAGGTCGGCGACCTAGTGTTGGACGACGAAGGACTGGCGGTGCGGGGTCTCCTGGTCCGCCATCTCGTGCTGCCGAACAATCTCGCCGGGACGGCCGAAGTGATGCGGTTCCTGGCCGAGGAGATCTCCCGGGACACGTACGTCAACGTCATGGACCAGTACCACCCGGCCGCCAAAGCGACCCGCCATCCGCAGTTGAACCGCGTGGTCATGTACAGCGAAGTGGACGAAGCCATGCGCCTGGCGCGCGAAGCCGGCCTGTGGCGGCTGCACGAGGAATAA